Genomic DNA from Methanosarcina sp. MTP4:
TGCAGGTGGAGGCAAAAGTGCCTCTGGTACCTGCAAAAAAATGAGGGAAACTGAGCTTTTAACTCCGGAATTCACATTAAGGCCTTTTGAATCCGGAATTCCGTTTCTTTGTTTTTACCTTATCCCTGCATTGATTTCATATACTTTTGCCAGGAATTCCAGGTTCTGGACTGCGTTTTGCTCAATCCCGAGCTTATCAGGGGAGATCCCCAGGGCCAGGCCCAGGAGCTGGGAATAATGCAGGACCGGGATGGAATAGTCCGTTCCGAATTTTTCGTTCACTGCGAGCTGCCCCTTGTCAAACTGGAGGTGGCAGAAGGGGCATGCGTTGACGATACAGTCCACTCCGGCCCGCTGGATGCATGCCAGTTTGTGCTCGAGCATTTCCAGGGATTCTTCTATGTGTCCCGAGCGCACCCCGCCGCCTGCTCCGCAGCACATCATTTTGTCAGTGTAATCCACACTTTCTGCCCCTGTGGCTTCGACCAGTTCGTCAAAGAAAGTAGGATTTTCCGAGTTTCCGAGTTTTCTTTCCTTTGTAGGCTTTATCAGGTGGCAGCCGTAGTGGAGGGCTACTTTCAGGTCGAGGGGAGTCGTAACGTAACTTTTGAGCTTTTCAGGCCCGATCTCCTCATAGAGCAGTTCTATGATGTGCCTGACTTCTACCGTGCCCTGGTACTCCATGCCGATTCCTTTCAGGCACATGTTCGTCTGGGCTTTCATTTCGGGGTCGTTTTTTAGCTCAATGTTGGCATCCGCAAGAGAGGCATAGCAGCCGTTGCAGATGGTCAGCACGTCCCTTTCCATTTTTTCGGAGATGACGACGTTCCTGGCGGCAAGGGACAGCCAGGTCCCCTTATCAAAAGACTTGAAAACCCCGGGGGCAGGACAGCACGAGGCTCCTGGCAGGTCTACCGCGTCAAGGTCAAGTTCCTCAAGGCAGATCTTCGTAGCGTTTTCAATGCCCGGGTAACGGTTCGGGACTATGCAACCGAGAAAGAGTGATAATTTTGCCATGATAAGTCCTCTTTTTATTTTTCAGCCGTCAGTTCATCGAATCTGCAGGTTCTGAGGAGGGTCCTGACCTGTTCCAGGGCTTCCGGGGAGTGCTGGGCTGTGTTAGGGAGTGGGTCCAGCCCCAGTTCCTCCCTCTTTTTCTTCGTTTCCTCGTCGAGAGGGACGGCATGTCCGTATTCCAGCACCATTTCCGAAACCCGTCGGTGCTCGGGCAGCATGAGCCCTTTACGGACCGCAAGCCTGCGGATTTCAAGCAGGGCATCTGTTATTTTGATCCCTCTTGGGCAGCGCTCCTGGCAGGTGTAGCAGGTGGTACAGAGCCACAGGTCCTTATCTTCAAGGACAGGCCTGTTCTTTCGCGCGTCCCTCAGGATTCTTCTGGTATTTAGCCCGGTATGTCTTCCCGAAGGGCAGCTTCCGGTGCATGTGCCGCAGTGCATACAGGAAAGAATGTCAAGCCCTGCAGCCTTTAATACTTCTAATACTTCTTCGTCATCACTCATACAGGTTCACCGGCTGATTTTTCGGATTGGTCTGTTTTAGAAAAAGTAAAGATGATGTCGAATATACGCGACCTTGATCGAATATACACGCTCTTGAAAGAAATGCTGCCGTAATGCGACAACGCTTCAAATGTCTCAGGATTAATAATTTTCCTTTTATGTATCGTATAACTCTCATAATATTTAATGTAGACTAAATCTGTTCACAGGGTTGAATTCCCTCTTTTCGGGCCATTCATCCGGATCTGTACTTTTACTTTGATAAGCTTTTTTTATTTGAGGGGGCAGTTGAATAGCTAATATCTGTATGGCTGATAATTGGGCTTGGTTACGGAAAAATGCCCTTCGGATCCATTTCGGATTCCTCTCCCATGCCTGTATACTATCCCTCAAAATATCTACATTAATCTATTATATGCCTTTTTTTATATAAAATAAATGTTTGCCCCCTCTTTTCCGGGGCTTGAAACCCTGAGCTGGATCAGGGCTTTGAGCTTCCGGATTTATCCGGGTCAGCAGTAGCGTTTCTCAGGAGAAGTTTACACCCAGGTCTTTCATCCCGTTGAGTTTTGCGAGATTTATCAGAAGTGGGGTGAGGGATTCGATTGTGTTTGCGTTCTTCAGGGGTCCGCCGTCCAGGGGTTTCAGGCAGCCCATATGGCGGGTCAGTTCAATGACAAGTTTCTTCGCTTCTTCATCGTCACTGCAGATTACGGAATCGTTGACTGCCTTGCATTTGACGATATCTTTCAATTTCCTGGCTGCAATATTATGGAAAGCTGCGACCACTTTTGTTGACTCCGGGGTCATTTCCTTTATTGCCTGGGCTGCCGAGCCTTCGGCCGGGGGCCTGTATTCGAAGATGGGGCCTGCTTTTGCCATGGGGACAACGGGGCTGATAAGGATTTTGCCTTCAATGGCCTTGCGGATTTCCTCGAGCAGGGATGGAACATTATCGAAACGGATTGTGAGGACGATGAGATCGGCTGCCTTTGCGGCTTCAAGGTTGCTGTTCCCGGTGATCCTGATTTCGGTGGTGTCAAAACCGCAGTTCTCAAGCTCTCCTAATGCTTCTTTTGCAGCTTCCTCTGCAGCTTCCGACGACCTGGACCCGATGATTATTTCATTTTTAACTCCTTCGTCCATCAGGTTTTGAAGGGCAAGCCTTAGCACCAGGCCTTCTCCTATATTGCCGGTTCCTCCCAGGACAGCTATTTTCAGCTTTTCAGAATTCAATTAACATAAACCTCCAGTTTGTTATGTCACCCCATAACATATCCGGGGTGCTTAATATACCTTCTCTCATTTTTTTACATCAAAATATAATATCAAAGTTATGTCGCTGTTATTCTTGTAGGTTACCTGGCAGATCTCCCGGGTACTATGGGGCTAAAGTTTTTAATTAATTCGGTTTTTTGCCTGAGCATTTTCAAATTTCTCCCAATCTTCGTAGATATATTTATAATGTATGTGCCCATTCTTCTAAATAATTTGTTAATGTGGGAGTGTTATCTACAGGGGATAACTTTGTTCAGAATTGTGTCTCTTCACGGCTGTCTTTTCGGGGTTATTTCCTGTTTATCTTCGCGTTAATACGTAAGCGAATACCGGGGGTGGGGGTAACTGGGGAGTTACACCCGAAAAGTGTTATATGTGTTTATAGCAGCAGTAGCTGTCACAGGCATATTTTTCTCTCCCTGTTTCAAAACTTCGGAGGAGAGTGGGATCGATAAGCTCCAGGGATGGACTTCAGGACAGGCCTGGCCCTCAGGATTTTCTTTAGTTCCGGATGGGGTAAATTTAAAAGCCGGATCCGGGCAGATAATTGAGCTGACCGGGCCGGGAGAGAAAGGAGAGATAACTAAGCAGGAAGGTCTGGTGTACATATACCTCTTTCCGGCTTTCGGTACCCATGTGCTTGACCCTTTTGTCCGGGTCATAGAGAGGGACGAAAGCAACCATGTTGCTGTGGCCCGTGTGACTCCCGCCTCCCTTGAAACGCTTGTTTGCCTGGAGGAAGTCCGGGGAGTCCGGACTGTCTCCTCTCCGCTGGTCAGAAAAGTCCTTCCTCCTGGTGGAAATTATCAGGATGAGAATTCCTATGTACCAGGTCTGGAGTCCTTTAGGAAGCTCCCAGGAGTCTCGGGAAAGGGGTTCAGGGTCGGGATTATCTCCGATGGAGTGGATTCTCTTGCCGGAGCTCAGGCTTCCGGGGCTCTTCCCGGGGATGTGCATGTCCTTGCCGCAGGAAAGGGAAACGAAGGCACAGCTATGCTCGAAATCGTACACGGTATAGCCCCGGATGCCAAGTTGTATTTCCACGAGGCAGGCAG
This window encodes:
- the hdrB gene encoding CoB--CoM heterodisulfide reductase subunit B, whose protein sequence is MAKLSLFLGCIVPNRYPGIENATKICLEELDLDAVDLPGASCCPAPGVFKSFDKGTWLSLAARNVVISEKMERDVLTICNGCYASLADANIELKNDPEMKAQTNMCLKGIGMEYQGTVEVRHIIELLYEEIGPEKLKSYVTTPLDLKVALHYGCHLIKPTKERKLGNSENPTFFDELVEATGAESVDYTDKMMCCGAGGGVRSGHIEESLEMLEHKLACIQRAGVDCIVNACPFCHLQFDKGQLAVNEKFGTDYSIPVLHYSQLLGLALGISPDKLGIEQNAVQNLEFLAKVYEINAGIR
- the hdrC gene encoding CoB--CoM heterodisulfide reductase subunit C gives rise to the protein MSDDEEVLEVLKAAGLDILSCMHCGTCTGSCPSGRHTGLNTRRILRDARKNRPVLEDKDLWLCTTCYTCQERCPRGIKITDALLEIRRLAVRKGLMLPEHRRVSEMVLEYGHAVPLDEETKKKREELGLDPLPNTAQHSPEALEQVRTLLRTCRFDELTAEK
- the npdG gene encoding NADPH-dependent F420 reductase, with amino-acid sequence MNSEKLKIAVLGGTGNIGEGLVLRLALQNLMDEGVKNEIIIGSRSSEAAEEAAKEALGELENCGFDTTEIRITGNSNLEAAKAADLIVLTIRFDNVPSLLEEIRKAIEGKILISPVVPMAKAGPIFEYRPPAEGSAAQAIKEMTPESTKVVAAFHNIAARKLKDIVKCKAVNDSVICSDDEEAKKLVIELTRHMGCLKPLDGGPLKNANTIESLTPLLINLAKLNGMKDLGVNFS